TGCTGAATGCTTGAAAACAGTGAATGCACGCTCAGCAAACTCTACTCAAGTCAACAAAGCTTCGAATTTCCCTTAAAACCTCCCAGCGGCTTCTCTCACGAGCACTTTTCACCCGCTCTTCCGTTTTTCtagatggaggagatggagcacCTCACGAAGGCTCTGACGGACGAGCTGCAGGACGTGAAGGCGGAGCGCAGTGTGTTCAGGGAGAAGGCCGATCGAATCAATGTGGAGCTCAACCACATCTTGGGCAACCACGAGGCACGCATCATTGATGTGGACGCCCTCTGCATGGAGAACAAGTGAGTGGGACACGAAGGTATCGAGATGTCGAGAAGACGGGGCCACTGTCATTAGTCACACTCATCCAAGGCTGATCCACTTGTAGTTCTTCATATCACCAGCTTCTAGAGAAACCGTGTGTTTCCTACGAGCTGCATGAAACTCTAACTATAGATTAACATAACAGAATTTACAGCTGCTTTCTTTGATTCTCTAAATTTTTGGATTGAATGTCTTGATATTTTATTCACACTCACCAATCAATTTATTAGAAATCCAtaccattacatttttgtgcagctccggatcaggaggcagatccagtaatttttttttttacattttcattgatttctcatgATAATACAgggatcttgattaaaaacaatcagACATGATCAGTGATcagatatttatgaatgtgcaaaatttggtgcagaccaaaataaaaatcgggatcaagtgaatttaaatgtggtttcattgtgtggactgttgggccttgctgGAGGAATTCACTCTACTGCATGCCTTTCTAGTCAGTATTAGTCGTGTAATCCTTTTTGAGACCAGTAACACTGCAACTGATCTTATTTCAGCAATTTCCCATGTTTAATACTCAGAACATTCATGATTCTCTGAGCTTCAGCTTAAAGCAATTAGTATCTGTGTCTGCATGTAGTCGATCACCCCTTCAATAATCTTACGTGAATTTAATCACTGTTGCTGCAGGTATTTGCATGATCGTTTCAGCCAATTGCAAGAGGAGGTGAATCTGCTCAAATCCAACATCATGAAGTACAAGGTACAGATGGCGCGTCGCTTTTAACATGTTTAGGTGATGCTGTTTATTAGGCTTATAAATCCTGACAGAACTCACGGGATTTCACTAAATTTGTATTCTTATGCTTGTGCACTAAAAGTAAAGGAGGAGACTTTGATTTAAAGTGTTCATCAAACGTGACAGGGCCCGCTTTATTCTTTTGTCTGCCCCTCCCCACAGACTGCTCTTGAGAGGAGGAAGTACTCCAGCACATATGGGAAATCAAACAGCAGTCCCCTCACTGGAGTTCTCTCAGCCAaacaaggtgaaaacacaaactgctcaGCTCACTTTGAATTCTCTTTAAACTCAGGCATAGATAGATGCTGGCGCAGCTGATCGGGCaactgagtgaaatgttttCCGTCACCTCCGTTTCCGAGCACGTCAGTCAGATTTTGATCAGATAAACTCTGCGGCCGATTCTTCCTATTTTTCTCGCCGTAAATCATTCCGTTATTTAatgaatcctttttttttttttttttttgctgatccTTCGAGCCAACCGGACACCAGCTGGGTTACTAATTGTATTCTGAGTGGTAGAGAGCGCCACTGGCAGGGAAATGAGTCTGCCATGATGACTGACAGTTGCAGGCAGAAGCAGCACAGTGGGCCCTGGAGTTAAAGTTAGGAGTGTCACCTAGTTGACAGCTGTTTCTAACTTTCTATCTCTGTCTTGCTCTTGTCATGCTGTTCTCCCCGTCTCTTGCGATATTACCCCGTTCTcacttttataaaatgttttgggTCTTTTGAAAGTTTTATCAGTGCATCATTATTATATCAGGCTGTTGGTTAGTACCCTCAGTATGAGAGGGTGTTCttcacacacatctgctttCCAATGAAAAAACCCTTTCTCCTTCATTTGTATCCGTTTCTCCTCCTACTCCCCTTCCACCTCTCGTTCTTTTCTCTACTTCAACCTTATTTTTCACCTCCACACTCGCTTATGTCTCCTACTTAGTCCAGGAGATGCTCCTGGAAGAGCACGGCTGCAGCCTGCCAGCCACACCTCAGTCCATCTCCGACCTCAAGTCCCTGGCCACAGCTCTGCTGGAGACCATCCATGAGAAGAATCTGGTCATCCAGCACCAGAGGCACACCAACAGGTACTGAGCACAGGCTGTTTGTAAAGACGGACGAcgtgacggctcccaaaagtgaagccaaatcattttgatcgcccccctggtggctggcagcagtacaGGTCATACACTTTGCCTGCTCCATATTGGTGGATGGcacgtggaccaaactaaaaagtcatagtacattaaatacatttttctcaacaatagtgtctgttattttatgtagttcttatcacactgatgattgTTCTAAGTGTTCATTTGTCCAGTAAGTTTAGTTTAaactagttatttgatgctgtataaatggggtgaaacgtcatgattgacagctgagactgacgtccaaatgacgtcaaaagcagaaaatgatgGCACCAATCTCTGGGGTACTTTAGCTTCATTATTGTAGAATGAAAtgtgtgtcgtccatctttattaataGTCTATCCCCTCATTCCTGTTCTTCTGCCGACTACAAAAAGcacttttaaaatcaacaacCTCACAGCATAACGATTGTTTGACTTCCTGTACTAAAAGTCCTCCTCCGCCTCCAAGACAAACACTACACGGTGCGACACAGGCACACACTGTTCATCACCCCTAGTAACCTGACCCTTTCTGCATTGTTCTGCAGGATCCTTGGGAACAGAGTTGCAGATctggagaagaagctgaagacCTTGGAGGTTTCAGGACTGTGGAGCCTTCCAGGTGGGtctcaaacaaaaaacaatataacagTCAGACCACAAACGATCTTTCCATCGTTCACTAGAACACAGAGATCAATCCAGCTATAAAACAATTACAGAGGAATAACAGTGATTGGACTGTTGTTCAGGGCGTTAGAGTTTTCAGCACATTCCCTCTTAAGAGAGAGTTTGTGTTAAATATAATCGTGTCAATCACTTTacaattttacacatttttgtaACTCAGCTGGTAAAcgctatgttttttttttttttattataaaacttAGACAAAGtcagtaaattaaattactACAACACTTATAATGAAATTACTATTTACTATTGCATGCATATTTGTAATGAAGATTTTTTTGTATGGGTTAATACATCAGTCTCAATCTCTGTATATAACCAGTCTGTAATCCTACCACACCATTAGCAAACAtgaccgtgtgtgtgcgtgaagcTAACTCacttaataattaataacatGTCACTCTTGAATCCCTGGTATTATCTCTTATGTCTTAATGAATATAGAATTGAACTCTTTTCTCTGATTGTTCTACCTTGTACAGTGATTGAaatttgtttaacattttctcCCATTAATGAGGTTTAATGCTCATAACAAcgtgtctttctctcctctctcgctgCATCTCAGGCTTGACCTACCGTGTATCTTTGGGAATTGGGAGTATGTATTCCTTCTGCCCCACTTAGCCCATCCATGCCCTCCGCTATGTCATGCCAGGACAAATCTGGGCAGACGCCCAGAAAGCGTGTCACCTCATGCCCACCGTTTTCAGTGTGTCGACTCCATTGACCACCCACTCATGTGTCCACTCATGATAGCATTGACTAAGCCAGGCTACCTGAATATCACACACTGATCCTTTTTTGGTCCAGTGGATCTGTCTTAAATTTTATcccaggggaaaaaaagtttgggTCTTGGAATGTTTAAAGGGCAGGAGAGCTCtgatccattttttttaatgttttcagaTTATAAATGGCCAGAATTAGAATTTTAAATCATGTTACAAAAAGACTAAAATATTGACATATGTTGCAGAGTGGCCAGAGAAGAGAGAACTTTTGattaacagaaaaatgtcttaCTCGTCTTGGCATTTTAGTCAAACcattataatgttttttcagATATGAGGATGTTCCCCCGCCATTCAAAATTAAACTAAAAGATGATCATTGCACAGTTTACCTCTCAACTACAGTCTGCCTCGAACATAGCTCCCTCTTTTCCCCACTGGAGGGAGGTGTTGTGTCGCGTATGAGCCAGCCCTGAGAGGTGGTGGGGCTGCGGCTGGATGGAGGTGCCCTGTCATGAGACCGTCATTCTCACTGCCATAAAGCTGACAAGCATCCATTACTGAAAATGATTGCCCacattacaaacacatttaGGGGAATGTGCCGTTATTAGCGAATTTGTAGGCGAGGGCCCAGAGTGCCTGACGACCACGCTGTCCACCACAGTTAGGGAGACGGAGATGTAGAGAGAGATGTGTGCGTCTGTGGCCTTGATGTGATATGAAGTTGGGCTGATGGATATTAAAGGCAAACAGGATAGGATGGAGCGGCACGGCCGCCTATACCTGAGGCCCGGAGAACACGAGAGGGTGACTGCATTGTCTCCGGATGAGAGGGAGCGAAAAACAGTAACAATCACATTGATGCAGTGAGTCAGATAAAGTTGTGATTGATAGATCCACTCCTGAGTCCACCCCTCCCCCAGTATGGAATGATTGCAAGACGATATGTAACACAGCAAGTGAAAAGGCTGCCCGAGTGCATCAGCTATTGAAAAGACAGGTGGATACAGAATGCACCGGTGTCGCTCTGTTTTTGAGCAGTGACAGACCTTTTTCCCCCcagtttcatatttttgtctccatgtttgttgtgtttatgatCTGGTACGTTAGGGTGCCACGTCAAGCAGAAAGTTCTGTTATCTTTGCAGGATGGGTGCATACAAATTTATAGCATgctgcgtgtgagagagagcgttGAGGAGATGGTGAGATGACTGGACAGGAAGCTGCCAGTAAGGGTTAAAGCAGGCCACCGGGGCCTCCTGCCGCGAGCCTCCACGAGACGCTCCACTGTGCTCAGTTGGGGCCTGGGCTCCTGATATCTGACAAACAACACCACCTTATTATTGGCTATGAAAGTCAGTCCTCAGAAAGCCCCCCTCTCAAAGCCACACCACAGACCAGCTACCTCGGCCTAATGGAGGAGATGCTTGCTTCTAGAGAACGGCTGACTCTTTTGTCTTTCGCCGGCTGGAGAGAAAGGATGcattcttttcttcttgtgaGCAAGGTTGGAGTTAGGTGGAAATATATGATGAAATCACAGACATGTCAGTGGGATACAATTGTTTGTTTCAGGTATCTGGTCATAAACCACAGTTCTGGAAAAAGTGGAAGTTTTGTTCGAGGAGGGCATGGATGCTTGTACCGAATTTCATCGCGATCCGTCCAATAATTGTTGAgatattcacattcacaaatatTTGCCATGGTGATGATGCAAGAGGAAACATTAGGATACATCCTCTGGAGGCCgtgaatgtctgtacaaaaaagtttcatggcaatccattaAATCCATCAAAGTGGTGAACTAACATTGTCATCCCCAGGGCCATGCACCTACAAAAAATAAACCTTTGAAAtgataggataagataagataagatctACCTTTTATTGATCCTCCATAGAGGAAATCCACAAACGACACACAGGCACAAGGAGGAAGCAGCGCAAGGGGCAAATGCAtcaagaataaaaatagaaatcctATATAcaataaaagtagaaataataaCACATGTACATGTCTCTTTActaaatgtgcaatataaagATATGGAGCAAGgttgtgtaatttttttataatatacaatatgtgCAGCAGTTCTTTTTTGAGATCATCCTCTCTGTTAAAGAAGTAAAGGAACTATTTGTTAGACGACAGAAAACTTCTCTCTCCTATTTGCAGAAGCCTCAGCATCCGAGTAGCCCCCatcccaccccacccctctctctctctctctctctctctctctctctctctctctctctctctctctctctctctcgctctctctctctctctctccccaaacATTGAGCATTCATAACAGTATGGACTGCATTCATAACAATATGGTCTCCGTTCACCATTCATGATTCTCACGCCTCGCGTCACCCAGTCATCCATTTTCtcattctttgtgtttgttttcgtGTCCCCACACTTGAATGGGCCTGGTTTCTTGTCTATTCACAGAGATTCTCTGAGACAAAGGCTGATGGGCAGACTTATAGGCAtgtagttagtgtgtgtgtgtgtgtgtgtgtgtgtgtgtgtgtgtgtgtgtgtgtgtgtgtgtgtgtgtgtgtgtgtgtgtgtgtgtgtgtgtgtgtgtgtgtgtgtgtgtgtggtgtcgcGTTTATAGTACACAGGCTCCTATGATTAGCATATGGTGTCAGCCTAAGAGGCATGCAGCCTTCACTAATGAAGACAGATGACAGGGAGCTGAACCCACTTCTCTGTAAAAGCACTGCAGTGCATACATGCTTGTATGTTTTGTATGCTGCATCCATCCATTCCTAACTTGCCTAAACCTTTGACAACTTTTCacatcactttgtctttttgttgtcCTTTGCAAAGTGACAGTAACAGCGGCTGTGTGTTGTGCTCTCACAGGGACACGACACAGCATCATGCTGAACGACAACCTTCAACCAGAGCTTCATCCGACACGTGCCACACCTCAGCCAATCGTGCAGCCGCCCAAAGGTGAGCgagtaattgtgtgtgtgcaggctccTCCACCCGTCGATGAGAGCCCTCGCTGTAATTAGCCACGATGTGCTAAACGCTCCTCGCTTCCTTCCATGTTTAACCCAAGTCCTTTGCattccctcctccaccccactCGGCTTCTCATTGGTGCAAGCTGCCCAAATGCCATGGCATTTTGGAAATGTGAAGCAAATTCTCGCCCGCTGACATTCAGAAACTTCTGCCATCTTCTCTTTGAAAGGGGATGGGGGGGCCATAAATATGGATGCTAGTTCCAGTCATGTTGCTTTCTTCCTGCatgtttttgcatgtgtgtgtgtttgtgtgtgtgtgtagtggggTACTCTATGTGCAGTCTTTAACCTTTTTGCCTCCACATCGACAAATATGGGTCAGTAATCCCCAAAGTGAGAGCATATTTTGGCAGAAAGAAGCAGAACTAAGCTGTTGCTATTGCTGAGACGCGGGGCGTCACACTTGTCTTGCGTCCCGTTGTCTGGGGCACTGCTGCTATATTTAGCCTGTTGCCATGGAAGCACTTCAGTCACATAAGTAATTGAAATAACTTTCTACATTGACACAGTGGCACAGATccaaaagagaaaagtttttcttcattttctttttcattctgtcacaaattaattttcttaaaaaaaacaacaacctgaaTGATAAAAGGACAGACAGCCTTTGCCCTGAGAATCAACAGACAGATACATCcttataaacaaaaataatagaGCAAAGGAATAATACGAGTTCCTAAATATTCTTTGCATTAGTCTAAGACTCATTCTCTATATCTCCAAAGTCTAATTATGTCACTCTTCTCTGTCAACTGTTACAAgggcaaaaatataaaatgcatgTCCTTCAAATTCCATTGTAAACTCTATCTCTAAATGTTTTGCCATTCAGGAAATTAATCCCAATCATTTCCATAGTCAGTTCATTGTTTTAACAAccaattttataatttataacatAAAAATTCCTAATATTTGCTGGTTCCCACTTCTTAAATGTAATTTACTGTTACTATTCAATAttcttgtaaaataaatacatttgggGTTTTCTAAAATCGGGAAGTTGAGATATCAGGGAAATTGAGAGGTGCATTGTCCATTATTTTCTGATAATCAATTTATTGTAGCGGCCCTGTTCCGGTGTCCTGTAGAGTTCCTCTGCCTGACCAATCAAAAGATTGCATGTAACGGAGTCACTATGCAGGCTGCTGACTGGTTGGAGTAGGGAGGAAGTGAATTCTCTCAGTCATTTCCCCTAGTGCTGTTGCTTCCGTTTTTCGGGGCTGTGTCTCCTTTCAGAGTGAGAGTTACGGTGCAGCTGATATATTGTCCATAAACGCCAATAAAGTGAGCGATAAACTACACCCAATCTCCTCCTTTATGCACCGGAGCTACAATAGTGGCGCCCATAATTGTGGTATCATTTGTTGGTGTTGTTTTGCACACATTGCTGTGCAGCATAGGGCAGAAGTGCTTGTTCTCTGATGACCACAGATCAAATGAGCAATTAAGATGACCGGTTGTCTCATCTTCCTTCCCTCAGCTGTGTCAGGCAACAGAAGTTCGGATGAATCATTGTGGGAATGCCACACCGCTGGCAGCGACCTTGGCACAGATGGCGTCAGCGGGGACGACACACCTGCACTGCTCAACAGTCTGGAGCAACTAGCGGGGGTGGAAATGAATGGGATcgacaggagaggagggggagagagggcgGCGCTGAtggaagacgaggaagagggGCGCAGTCCGGTGGAAGAGGCGGGGCACGAGGTAGAAGGAATTGAAGATGAGGAACTTGAGTCTacggtggaggagggagaagaggcgGCCTTGGCGCTGGATGTGCCGCCCACTGAATCAGACCGCCCATGCCTTCCGATGAAACAAGCCTCTGTCGATAACTCAGACGTGGCTCATCGGTGCTGTGAAACTCAGGAGTCTAATAATGTCCCTGAACACGTAAAGGCCTCCATATCAGCTCCCGAGGACCAGGCCACAGAGGTGTCGAGTACAGTGGAGTGGGACATTCACTGTGGCTCGGCGCAGGGTGACGCCAGTCACAGCGACAACTTGGCATGATCCTAGAAACACCCGAGACGTTGTTTTACATCCACGTTTATCATCCCTCGTTGCATTCTCACAGCGTTGCCCCTGCTCACCGGCTCCCTGTTCCACCCGACagccctttttttatttctttttttttttaagtcaataaaacacagagaaaacactttcacttcTCAGCCTGCGTCGACAGAGCCGGAGGTGCAGTTGTATCCAGACAGGCTTGTTACTGCGCAGGAACAGACAATCTTGAAATCAATGGAGTTGCAAACTTCATGCCCTACAGGAAGAGTGGAGCTcggaaaataacaaacatggcagcctcaGCTCTCGGGTCTCCAtattccctccttctccccccctgTGATTAGATAATCCCAATTGTTtgctttcctcctcttcctagGGGATGCGAATCAACTTTCCGTTCCATCGTTGCtctcatgggggggggggggggttccaaaTTATCTCACCAAAACTTTTGCCTGAATGTCTTGTAGATATGTGTGAATTAATAATGTTAACGTAAGAGATTCTACTGATGTCTATTCATCTGTATGGGCAAATCTTACCAATCATTGTCTGTATTTCCCCCTCATTTAGAAGTTAATATTCGGATGAGACTACATGTGCCTTATACAGAATGTGGAAATATtaactgatatttatttaattaaaaatttataaaaaaatctgcagtATTGCTGTTTGGTATTTTTCAGATATCAGATTTTTGATCTGATTCTTTTGCACCTCCCACCCcaatgtttctttgtttcttcctctcccacctcctctccgTATGGTCCTGAGGGGGTCTGTCGTGCCTGGGTGCACAACTGAGACTCAAGAATCCTTTTAACCCCTCACACATCATTCCCGTGATCACATCTCGTTGGTGGTGTGGTCTTTGCTCGTGAAAATAAACCCAGATTTTTGGAGTACGACAGGCAGTGGCCAATGAAGGTGCAATCACCGGTCCAGTGATAGTGAAAGTGTGAGCGATATGTGTGTCAGCTGAAAATGTGTCTGATCAAAACTTCACCTTTCCGAGCTCGTGATATTTGTCTGAGTTATCATGTGACTTGTTTGATGTCAATGTTCCGAGCCAGAAAATGAGAACAAATCCGCAGGAAAGCACTGAGTGATTTGTGCTCACACGGTTGGTCTCTCATCAATTCTAAATGCAACGGCCTCAGTCGCTTTGATTGTTTTAAGCGATTAGAGCCGCTTTATTTGAGTCTCTTCCTTTCAGCCTCGGTAGAGCAGTGTTCCGGCAAATCTAGAGTGAGTTGTCACAAATCCTaactctttttttcttgaattCACAAGTTTTGGATCATACAAAGACGGTTTAAAACTTAAATTGCTAACGTGCACGTGGTAAGCATGGTACTTTGGTCGCGTAACTAAAAAGCTAAGTCGCAGACACCAAAAGTTTTCCAGATCTGTTAAATGGATTCGCAGTCAAAGTCCATTGCCCACAGCGTATCGAGAACAAGTGGCGAGGCCGACTCCTCCCGCTCGCAGGTGACAGCTGGCCCCTCCAGGCGAACGCAGCGTCAAAGCCAGAATCCACGAACTGCTTATTCTGCAAAAGACCACTTGCTATTTTTAATCTCTGACACAAAATCAAGgcaaggaaagagaaagaatttCAAGCTAGAGAGCCGTGGTGTGCCCCCAGTGTCGGCGGCGTGCCAGGCAGCTGATGTGGCAAGCTGCAGCGGgcctatttgtttttttcaatgagtTTGTTAAATTTATTAGCCAGATGGAGTCCAAGTTAATGAAATTGCGCCATGATACCGTTGGAGTCCTCATCAAGTCGTTGTCCAGTTTATGATTTTTGTTTCTCCATGCGTATGAATGGCTTAAAGAAGTAAGTGAGCTTTGCTGAGATGAGGTGAGATGTCATCCTGTATGCATGATACAGGATAGAGGTGATTTGGGGAATTGAAGTTGACAATATCTTTTGACCATCCTGCCAATACcctgtatattaagatggacgacctgatggcttccaaaagtgaagccaattcATCTTGATaaccccctggtggcaggctgcagtatagtttTCACTCCATTTGTTGTTGGTtcgtatgtttgtttgtaagcaagattacacaaagatTGGAAGGAGGAAGTAATAtggatcaggaaagaacccattcattttaggtgcagatccaggatttttttattaatcacttttcttaaacattgttaGTGAGTGAGTGCTTAttgactttttctctttttacccAGGTTTATTCGGGGGACTAATTTCTCCAAGTATGTGAAATTTGgtacagcttgattgaatttagggagattattgggccttggtggagatacaCGCTCTAActagtgccattctagttttaggttgtttttgttacactgatgtatgttcaattGTAAGTGTGGTTTTCGctacttatttgatgctataaaaaccgGGTAACATGttctgattgacagctgagactgattcacGTCTGAGCGTGTGTATGACATCTTTGAcggcttaatttctggatagtgtgaGTAAttggagatgcgtcgtccatctttatttacagtcaatgaaCCTGCCTTTAGTTCCTTAACCATTAGCCTTCACTTTAATCGTTTCCTTAACTCTCTGCTGCTTGGATGTGGATTGGATGGATCCAatagtttatagtttatatctgtgtgtatcCAATAAGTAAGAAGAAACTGCAGCACATGTCCAGTCCACTCGTGTGGACTTGTTAAACAAGGCatttaaagaaaaggaaaacaagatAAGCCTCAGGTGCCAGTAGTAAAGACAAAATGTCTGGAAGTTTATTGGCGATTAACTTTTATCTACCTGAATTAAC
The genomic region above belongs to Hippoglossus hippoglossus isolate fHipHip1 chromosome 18, fHipHip1.pri, whole genome shotgun sequence and contains:
- the LOC117779362 gene encoding coiled-coil domain-containing protein 149-like isoform X2, with the translated sequence MSGTMRSSRRSESDWQGLVSEFLVCRRKMESKKEALLILSKELDTCQQERDQYKLMANQLRERHQGLKKKYRELIDGDPSLPPEKRNQVNLAQLLRDSRERAKQLGEEVKELTQRLTEAQGDNKLLRMTITRQRLGDEEVGARHFAAHEREDLVLQLERAGLQMEEMEHLTKALTDELQDVKAERSVFREKADRINVELNHILGNHEARIIDVDALCMENKYLHDRFSQLQEEVNLLKSNIMKYKTALERRKYSSTYGKSNSSPLTGVLSAKQVQEMLLEEHGCSLPATPQSISDLKSLATALLETIHEKNLVIQHQRHTNRILGNRVADLEKKLKTLEVSGLWSLPGTRHSIMLNDNLQPELHPTRATPQPIVQPPKAVSGNRSSDESLWECHTAGSDLGTDGVSGDDTPALLNSLEQLAGVEMNGIDRRGGGERAALMEDEEEGRSPVEEAGHEVEGIEDEELESTVEEGEEAALALDVPPTESDRPCLPMKQASVDNSDVAHRCCETQESNNVPEHVKASISAPEDQATEVSSTVEWDIHCGSAQGDASHSDNLA
- the LOC117779362 gene encoding coiled-coil domain-containing protein 149-like isoform X1, encoding MSGTMRSSRRSESDWQGLVSEFLVCRRKMESKKEALLILSKELDTCQQERDQYKLMANQLRERHQGLKKKYRELIDGDPSLPPEKRNQVNLAQLLRDSRERAKQLGEEVKELTQRLTEAQGDNKLLRMTITRQRLGDEEVGARHFAAHEREDLVLQLERAGLQMEEMEHLTKALTDELQDVKAERSVFREKADRINVELNHILGNHEARIIDVDALCMENKYLHDRFSQLQEEVNLLKSNIMKYKTALERRKYSSTYGKSNSSPLTGVLSAKQVQEMLLEEHGCSLPATPQSISDLKSLATALLETIHEKNLVIQHQRHTNRILGNRVADLEKKLKTLEVSGLWSLPGLTYRVSLGIGRTRHSIMLNDNLQPELHPTRATPQPIVQPPKAVSGNRSSDESLWECHTAGSDLGTDGVSGDDTPALLNSLEQLAGVEMNGIDRRGGGERAALMEDEEEGRSPVEEAGHEVEGIEDEELESTVEEGEEAALALDVPPTESDRPCLPMKQASVDNSDVAHRCCETQESNNVPEHVKASISAPEDQATEVSSTVEWDIHCGSAQGDASHSDNLA